The Humulus lupulus chromosome 4, drHumLupu1.1, whole genome shotgun sequence genome has a window encoding:
- the LOC133830236 gene encoding uncharacterized protein LOC133830236 — protein MGLSLTRKTTTILIPLLSFSAFFFLQTDRKITEWTALHYMSVLALLGVVMAIGLGLVAAARATMVTCITVLVLLTVAGNRRRVLVKRGRKITNDVAMFLVGVLVKDKGFVAVACATLFSIMALVGIII, from the coding sequence ATGGGTCTATCTCTAACCAGAAAAACGACAACAATACTAATACCATTGCTGTCGTTCTCAGCATTCTTCTTTCTCCAAACAGATCGCAAGATCACAGAATGGACTGCTCTTCACTACATGTCAGTGCTGGCTCTTTTGGGTGTTGTTATGGCAATTGGGTTGGGGCTGGTGGCCGCCGCCAGGGCCACCATGGTGACGTGTATCACCGTCTTAGTGCTTCTGACCGTCGCCGGGAACCGCCGCCGGGTTTTGGTCAAACGGGGGAGAAAGATCACCAATGATGTGGCAATGTTCTTGGTTGGAGTTTTGGTCAAAGACAAGGGCTTTGTTGCTGTGGCTTGTGCAACCCTTTTCAGCATCATGGCTCTCGTTGGCATCATCATTTGA
- the LOC133830237 gene encoding C2 and GRAM domain-containing protein At5g50170 isoform X1 — MKLYVYVLEGQDLHAKNCYVKLQVGKQKSKTRILKNPNNLIWNEEFVFRVHDLDEELIVSVYDHDVDPGFFHGSGGLMGRLRLPVWSVISEDNHTLPPTWLSLEKPKRKGKHIDKDSGKIHLTISLHGKLQESQPSTFLETMSDFTNEEPQEVSRVLSHNGGGFKSRARKIAEGKQLIKSFTNFLEKLFHKNEDALKTIDSSSEYSSIISENDESVEEIFSDCTFEEALEIMQSKENEQEMPENLQGGILVDQAYAVSPNDLNTFLFAPNSQFRKELAELNGTTDLHEEPWTWSSGDTPSLTRVVSSTKAASKLVKACKAIEEQTYIRACGKEYAVFVSVSTPEVPYGNTFKVELLYKIMPGPEEESSHLVISWGINFLQSTMMRSMIESGARQGLKESFDHFSNLLAQNFKTVESTVSAGKDHILATLETEHQSDLELATEYFWNITILTTICMVVYVVVHILLSEPSQRQCLEFFGIDLPDSFGELITGGILILYLEHVYHMVSWFVQARLQRGCDHGVKAQGDGWVLTVALVEGVNLTSLGSSNLLDPYVVFTCNAKTRTSSVKLQTSNPQWNEILEFDAMEEPPSVLDVEVYDFDGPFDQATSLGHAEINFLKHSSSELADMWISLEGKLAQSSQSKLHLRIFLDNNNGVETIKDYLNKMEKEVGKKLNLRSPHKNSTFQKLFNLPPEEFLISDFTCQLKIKMPLQGRLFLSARIVGFYSNLFGYKTKFFFLWEDIEDIQVLPPSLSSVGSPILVIILKKDRGLDAKHGAKSQDEEGRLRFCFQSFVSFNVASRTIMAMRRCRILTPDQKAQIAEEQEDQEEKPIMVEESDFVLEAENVTMSKIYAAELPINLSLLMEMFDGGKLELKVMEKSGCLHYSTTPWEPFKEDILERKLSYRFNRYISVFGGEITCTQQNFPIRNSQGWILNEVMTFHNVPFSDNYRVHVRYQIEKSVIAQNVSKCDVAMGITWLKSTKFQQRITQNITDKFRNRFKEIFTLVEKEILLATQLEDTITS; from the exons ATGAAGTTATATGTGTATGTATTGGAAGGTCAAGACTTGCATGCGAAAAACTGTTACGTGAAGCTTCAGGTGGGGAAGCAAAAATCCAAGACTAGAATTTTGAAGAACCCCAACAATCTAATCTGGAATGAGGAGTTTGTTTTCAGAGTCCATGACTTGGACGAGGAGCTTATTGTGTCCGTCTACGACCATGATGTTGATCCGGGTTTCTTCCATGGATCAGGTGGGTTAATGGGTCGGCTTCGGTTGCCTGTTTGGTCCGTGATTTCTGAGGATAATCACACCTTACCACCCACATGGCTCTCTCTCGAAAAGCCAAAGAGAAAGGGAAAGCATATCGACAAAGACAGCG GAAAAATTCATCTCACTATTTCTCTGCACGGAAAACTCCAGGAGTCTCAACCAAGTACCTTCCTTGAAACAATGTCAGATTTCACCAATGAGGAACCACAAGAAGTTTCACGTGTGTTATCTCACAATGGGGGTGGCTTCAAATCTAGAGCCAGGAAGATAGCAGAAGGAAAACAATTGATTAAATCTTTTACTAACTTTCTAGAGAAGCTCTTCCACAAAAATGAGGATGCTTTGAAaactattgattcttcttctgaGTATTCCAGTATAATTTCCGAAAATGATGAATCGGTAGAGGAAATTTTTTCTGATTGTACCTTTGAAGAAGCTCTTGAGATAATGCAGTCAAAGGAGAATGAACAAGAGATGCCTGAAAACTTGCAAGGGGGTATACTAGTTGATCAAGCATATGCAGTGTCACCAAATGATCTTAACACATTCCTTTTTGCTCCAAATTCACAGTTTAGGAAAGAACTGGCTGAGCTTAATGGAACAACGGATTTACACGAGGAGCCTTGGACGTGGAGCTCGGGAGATACGCCATCTTTGACACGAGTTGTCTCGTCCACTAAAGCTGCGTCGAAGTTGGTGAAGGCTTGCAAAGCCATTGAGGAGCAAACTTATATAAGAGCATGTGGAAAGGAGTATGCTGTTTTTGTAAGTGTTAGCACTCCTGAAGTTCCATATGGGAATACATTTAAGGTTGAATTACTTTACAAGATAATGCCTGGACCAGAGGAAGAATCCTCTCATCTTGTAATATCATGGGGAATTAACTTTCTGCAAAGCACAATGATGAGAAGTATGATAGAGAGCGGTGCTCGGCAGGGCCTGAAGGagagttttgaccatttttctAATTTGCTGGCTCAGAATTTTAAAACAGTGGAGTCCACAGTCTCAGCTGGCAAAGATCATATTCTTGCAACTCTGGAAACAGAACACCAATCGGACCTGGAATTGGCCACTGAATACTTCTGGAATATCACAATACTTACTACTATTTGTATGGTTGTGTATGTTGTGGTGCATATATTACTCAGCGAACCAAGTCAACGACAGTGCTTGGAATTTTTTGGAATTGATTTGCCTGACAGTTTTGGGGAGCTCATCACTGGTGGAATTTTAATCCTTTATCTAGAGCATGTTTATCACATGGTCTCATGGTTTGTACAAGCTCGGTTGCAAAGAG GATGTGATCATGGAGTCAAAGCACAAGGTGATGGATGGGTTCTTACTGTGGCTTTGGTTGAAGGGGTGAACTTGACATCCTTAGGTTCATCAAATTTATTGGATCCGTACGTGGTTTTCACCTGCAATGCCAAAACAAGAACAAGCTCGGTGAAGCTTCAAACTAGTAATCCTCAATGGAATG AGATACTTGAGTTTGATGCTATGGAAGAACCTCCATCTGTTTTAGATGTGGAAGTGTATGATTTTGATGGCCCATTCGATCAAGCCACCTCACTTGGGCATGCTGAGATCAATTTCTTGAAACACTCATCTTCTGAACTTGCAGACATGTGGATCTCCCTTGAGGGAAAGCTTGCTCAATCTTCTCAATCAAAATTGCACTTGAGAATCTTTTTGGATAATAACAATGGAGTGGAAACAATAAAAGACTATTTGAACAAGATGGAAAAGGAAGTTGGAAAAAAG TTGAATCTTCGATCACCTCACAAGAATTCAACCTTCCAAAAACTGTTCAATTTGCCACCAGAAGAGTTTCTTATTAGTGATTTTACATGCCAGCTGAAAATAAAAATGCCATTGCAG GGCCGGCTTTTCCTATCTGCAAGAATTGTGGGGTTCTATTCCAATTTGTTCGGTTACAAAACCAAGTTTTTCTTTCTTTGGGAGGATATCGAAGATATCCAGGTACTTCCCCCATCTCTATCATCTGTTGGTAGTCCTATACTAGTCATAATTTTGAAGAAGGATCGAGGCCTTGATGCAAAGCATGGAGCGAAGTCTCAAGACGAAGAAGGCAGACTTAGATTTTGTTTTCAATCATTTGTGTCATTCAATGTGGCTAGCAG GACAATAATGGCAATGAGGAGATGTAGAATTCTAACACCTGATCAGAAAGCTCAGATTGCTGAAGAGCAGGAGGACCAGGAAGAAAAGCCCATCATGGTTGAAGAATCTGATTTTGTGTTGGAAGCTGAGAATGTTACCATGTCAAAAATTTATGCTGCTGAACTTCCCATAAAT TTAAGCTTGCTGATGGAAATGTTCGATGGAGGAAAGTTGGAGCTAAAAGTTATGGAAAAGTCTGGTTGTCTTCACTACTCAACAACTCCATGGGAACCCTTCAAGGAGGATATTCTTGAAAGAAAACTTTCATACAGATTCAATCGTTATATCTCAGTCTTTGGAGGAGAAATCACTTGCACACAACAAAATTTCCCCATCCGAAATAGCCAAGGCTGGATTTTAAATGAAGTCATGACCTTTCACAATGTTCCCTTTTCTGATAACTACAGA GTTCACGTCAGATACCAGATTGAGAAATCTGTGATAGCCCAAAATGTAAGCAAATGTGATGTTGCCATGGGAATTACTTGGCTAAAGAGCACAAAGTTTCAGCAAAGGATTACTCAAAACATCACAGATAAGTTCAGAAACCGATTCAAAGAAATATTTACCTTAGTGGAGAAGGAGATTCTCTTAGCAACTCAACTTGAGGACACAATTACATCTTGA
- the LOC133830235 gene encoding plant intracellular Ras-group-related LRR protein 9-like: MDPNPKTFPILSYIMGRIPTFGPKPDSPPADIEQPSPPPVGAQSDPSSSSGGGQYQIVEHMPRLTDPKLIEAMTRAVSDVSQTRSVLKTIGDRPDHEAVDAAKVKLADIEASLAKQLEDLVLSPRPAEVDRLQWRSHLADKENECRKESEKEKQMYKAIIQLDEMHDAYEKLLKDAEERLEKIYELAEARGPVEEADASEEDPVTEDVNEEVVGILQEASGTGLERVDLSGRQLRFLPEAFGRIRSLVVLDISSNQLEIIPDSIAGLENLEELNASSNLLESLPDSIGLLQRLKILNVSGNKLCALPDTIAHCRSLVELDASFNSLTYLPTNIGYELVNLERLSIQLNKIRSLPTSVCEMRSLRCLDAHFNEIRGLPLAIGKLTRLEVLNLSSNFSDLTELPETFGDLTNLKELDLSNNQIHALPDTFGRLDNLTKLNLEQNPLVIPPMEVVHEGVEAVKLFMAKRWLEILVEEERKSMLEVQEQAQAGWLTRSTSWLKTYASGVSEYITSPRTPKDPYLDQQL; this comes from the exons ATGGATCCGAACCCGAAAACATTCCCTATTCTCTCCTACATCATGGGCCGGATCCCCACCTTCGGCCCCAAACCCGATTCTCCTCCGGCCGACATCGAGCAGCCTTCGCCTCCGCCGGTCGGAGCCCAATCCGATCCATCCTCTTCTTCGGGGGGAGGTCAGTACCAGATAGTTGAGCACATGCCGCGTTTGACCGACCCGAAGCTTATCGAGGCCATGACCCGTGCTGTGTCCGATGTGTCCCAGACCCGATCCGTTCTCAAAACTATCGGCGACCGGCCTGATCACGAGGCCGTTGACGCTGCTAAGGTCAAGCTGGCTGACATCGAAGCGAGCCTGGCGAAGCAGCTGGAGGACTTGGTTCTCTCTCCGCGGCCGGCCGAGGTCGACCGGCTCCAATGGCGGTCCCATCTGGCTGATAAGGAGAATGAGTGTAGGAAAGAGTCGGAGAAGGAAAAGCAGATGTATAAGGCGATAATCCAGTTGGATGAGATGCATGACGCGTACGAGAAGCTTTTGAAGGACGCTGAAGAGAGGTTGGAGAAGATTTATGAGTTGGCGGAGGCCCGTGGTCCGGTAGAGGAGGCGGATGCGAGTGAAGAGGATCCGGTGACTGAAGATGTGAACGAGGAGGTGGTTGGGATTCTACAGGAGGCTTCCGGAACTGGGTTGGAGCGCGTGGACCTCTCCGGTCGGCAGTTGAGGTTTTTGCCAGAGGCCTTTGGGCGAATTCGTAGCTTGGTTGTACTCGATATCTCAAGCAATCAACTTGAG ATCATTCCTGATTCAATAGCTGGATTGGAGAACCTTGAGGAGTTGAATGCTTCTTCTAATCTTTTGGAGTCACTGCCAGACTCGATTGGCTTGTTACAGAGATTGAAAATTCTGAATGTCTCAGGAAACAAGCTATGTGCCCTTCCTGACACCATTGCTCACTGCAG GTCATTGGTTGAGCTGGATGCGAGCTTCAACAGCCTGACATACTTGCCAACAAACATTGGTTATGAGTTGGTTAATCTTGAAAGACTTTCAATCCAATTAAATAAGATTCGTTCACTTCCGACTTCTGTTTGCGAGATGAGATCTTTGCGCTGTTTGGATGCTCACTTCAACGAGATTCGTGGCCTTCCACTAGCAATTGGGAAGTTAACCAGACTTGAAGTTCTCAACCTGAGCAGTAATTTTAGTGACTTGACAGAACTTCCAGAAACGTTTGGTGATCTAACCAACCTTAAGGAACTTGATCTCAGCAACAACCAAATCCATGCACTTCCCGATACATTTGGCAGGCTTGACAACTTGACCAAACTCAACTTGGAGCAGAATCCCCTAGTGATTCCGCCAATGGAGGTAGTGCACGAAGGGGTTGAAGCTGTCAAACTTTTTATGGCTAAGAGATGGCTTGAGATACTAGTGGAAGAAGAAAGGAAAAGTATGCTTGAAGTACAAGAACAAGCACAAGCTGGATGGTTGACTCGCAGCACTTCCTGGTTGAAAACTTATGCTTCAGGTGTTTCCGAGTATATAACATCTCCAAGAACTCCCAAGGACCCCTATCTTGATCAGCAGCTGTAA
- the LOC133830237 gene encoding C2 and GRAM domain-containing protein At5g50170 isoform X2, which yields MVLNLYQYMESQPSTFLETMSDFTNEEPQEVSRVLSHNGGGFKSRARKIAEGKQLIKSFTNFLEKLFHKNEDALKTIDSSSEYSSIISENDESVEEIFSDCTFEEALEIMQSKENEQEMPENLQGGILVDQAYAVSPNDLNTFLFAPNSQFRKELAELNGTTDLHEEPWTWSSGDTPSLTRVVSSTKAASKLVKACKAIEEQTYIRACGKEYAVFVSVSTPEVPYGNTFKVELLYKIMPGPEEESSHLVISWGINFLQSTMMRSMIESGARQGLKESFDHFSNLLAQNFKTVESTVSAGKDHILATLETEHQSDLELATEYFWNITILTTICMVVYVVVHILLSEPSQRQCLEFFGIDLPDSFGELITGGILILYLEHVYHMVSWFVQARLQRGCDHGVKAQGDGWVLTVALVEGVNLTSLGSSNLLDPYVVFTCNAKTRTSSVKLQTSNPQWNEILEFDAMEEPPSVLDVEVYDFDGPFDQATSLGHAEINFLKHSSSELADMWISLEGKLAQSSQSKLHLRIFLDNNNGVETIKDYLNKMEKEVGKKLNLRSPHKNSTFQKLFNLPPEEFLISDFTCQLKIKMPLQGRLFLSARIVGFYSNLFGYKTKFFFLWEDIEDIQVLPPSLSSVGSPILVIILKKDRGLDAKHGAKSQDEEGRLRFCFQSFVSFNVASRTIMAMRRCRILTPDQKAQIAEEQEDQEEKPIMVEESDFVLEAENVTMSKIYAAELPINLSLLMEMFDGGKLELKVMEKSGCLHYSTTPWEPFKEDILERKLSYRFNRYISVFGGEITCTQQNFPIRNSQGWILNEVMTFHNVPFSDNYRVHVRYQIEKSVIAQNVSKCDVAMGITWLKSTKFQQRITQNITDKFRNRFKEIFTLVEKEILLATQLEDTITS from the exons ATGGTGCTCAATCTATATCAATACATG GAGTCTCAACCAAGTACCTTCCTTGAAACAATGTCAGATTTCACCAATGAGGAACCACAAGAAGTTTCACGTGTGTTATCTCACAATGGGGGTGGCTTCAAATCTAGAGCCAGGAAGATAGCAGAAGGAAAACAATTGATTAAATCTTTTACTAACTTTCTAGAGAAGCTCTTCCACAAAAATGAGGATGCTTTGAAaactattgattcttcttctgaGTATTCCAGTATAATTTCCGAAAATGATGAATCGGTAGAGGAAATTTTTTCTGATTGTACCTTTGAAGAAGCTCTTGAGATAATGCAGTCAAAGGAGAATGAACAAGAGATGCCTGAAAACTTGCAAGGGGGTATACTAGTTGATCAAGCATATGCAGTGTCACCAAATGATCTTAACACATTCCTTTTTGCTCCAAATTCACAGTTTAGGAAAGAACTGGCTGAGCTTAATGGAACAACGGATTTACACGAGGAGCCTTGGACGTGGAGCTCGGGAGATACGCCATCTTTGACACGAGTTGTCTCGTCCACTAAAGCTGCGTCGAAGTTGGTGAAGGCTTGCAAAGCCATTGAGGAGCAAACTTATATAAGAGCATGTGGAAAGGAGTATGCTGTTTTTGTAAGTGTTAGCACTCCTGAAGTTCCATATGGGAATACATTTAAGGTTGAATTACTTTACAAGATAATGCCTGGACCAGAGGAAGAATCCTCTCATCTTGTAATATCATGGGGAATTAACTTTCTGCAAAGCACAATGATGAGAAGTATGATAGAGAGCGGTGCTCGGCAGGGCCTGAAGGagagttttgaccatttttctAATTTGCTGGCTCAGAATTTTAAAACAGTGGAGTCCACAGTCTCAGCTGGCAAAGATCATATTCTTGCAACTCTGGAAACAGAACACCAATCGGACCTGGAATTGGCCACTGAATACTTCTGGAATATCACAATACTTACTACTATTTGTATGGTTGTGTATGTTGTGGTGCATATATTACTCAGCGAACCAAGTCAACGACAGTGCTTGGAATTTTTTGGAATTGATTTGCCTGACAGTTTTGGGGAGCTCATCACTGGTGGAATTTTAATCCTTTATCTAGAGCATGTTTATCACATGGTCTCATGGTTTGTACAAGCTCGGTTGCAAAGAG GATGTGATCATGGAGTCAAAGCACAAGGTGATGGATGGGTTCTTACTGTGGCTTTGGTTGAAGGGGTGAACTTGACATCCTTAGGTTCATCAAATTTATTGGATCCGTACGTGGTTTTCACCTGCAATGCCAAAACAAGAACAAGCTCGGTGAAGCTTCAAACTAGTAATCCTCAATGGAATG AGATACTTGAGTTTGATGCTATGGAAGAACCTCCATCTGTTTTAGATGTGGAAGTGTATGATTTTGATGGCCCATTCGATCAAGCCACCTCACTTGGGCATGCTGAGATCAATTTCTTGAAACACTCATCTTCTGAACTTGCAGACATGTGGATCTCCCTTGAGGGAAAGCTTGCTCAATCTTCTCAATCAAAATTGCACTTGAGAATCTTTTTGGATAATAACAATGGAGTGGAAACAATAAAAGACTATTTGAACAAGATGGAAAAGGAAGTTGGAAAAAAG TTGAATCTTCGATCACCTCACAAGAATTCAACCTTCCAAAAACTGTTCAATTTGCCACCAGAAGAGTTTCTTATTAGTGATTTTACATGCCAGCTGAAAATAAAAATGCCATTGCAG GGCCGGCTTTTCCTATCTGCAAGAATTGTGGGGTTCTATTCCAATTTGTTCGGTTACAAAACCAAGTTTTTCTTTCTTTGGGAGGATATCGAAGATATCCAGGTACTTCCCCCATCTCTATCATCTGTTGGTAGTCCTATACTAGTCATAATTTTGAAGAAGGATCGAGGCCTTGATGCAAAGCATGGAGCGAAGTCTCAAGACGAAGAAGGCAGACTTAGATTTTGTTTTCAATCATTTGTGTCATTCAATGTGGCTAGCAG GACAATAATGGCAATGAGGAGATGTAGAATTCTAACACCTGATCAGAAAGCTCAGATTGCTGAAGAGCAGGAGGACCAGGAAGAAAAGCCCATCATGGTTGAAGAATCTGATTTTGTGTTGGAAGCTGAGAATGTTACCATGTCAAAAATTTATGCTGCTGAACTTCCCATAAAT TTAAGCTTGCTGATGGAAATGTTCGATGGAGGAAAGTTGGAGCTAAAAGTTATGGAAAAGTCTGGTTGTCTTCACTACTCAACAACTCCATGGGAACCCTTCAAGGAGGATATTCTTGAAAGAAAACTTTCATACAGATTCAATCGTTATATCTCAGTCTTTGGAGGAGAAATCACTTGCACACAACAAAATTTCCCCATCCGAAATAGCCAAGGCTGGATTTTAAATGAAGTCATGACCTTTCACAATGTTCCCTTTTCTGATAACTACAGA GTTCACGTCAGATACCAGATTGAGAAATCTGTGATAGCCCAAAATGTAAGCAAATGTGATGTTGCCATGGGAATTACTTGGCTAAAGAGCACAAAGTTTCAGCAAAGGATTACTCAAAACATCACAGATAAGTTCAGAAACCGATTCAAAGAAATATTTACCTTAGTGGAGAAGGAGATTCTCTTAGCAACTCAACTTGAGGACACAATTACATCTTGA